A part of Aspergillus flavus chromosome 1, complete sequence genomic DNA contains:
- a CDS encoding putative tRNA-specific adenosine deaminase produces the protein MGESETKTPLASRIASLVHAHFDGLPARSKPSIRSDGTREWVPMSGIVVVKGEYTPDEELTCVAVTSGAKCLSASQVPKSKGLVLHDWHAEVLALRAFNHWLLSECRGFLAQGRSLRSSSEDDTSNEKKEKEKEKEKEKEAYSPYIRRRRQDPDDSTITLPPFELNPDVKIYMYCTCAPCGDASMELCMAAQEDPTPWEVPTTPDGGDGELLDGRAHFSRLGIVRRKPSRADAETTRSKSCSDKLALRQVSSLLSFESSLLVATTENAYLEGVVMPEEEISRVGCERCFGEDGRMRELKGRFWSPGGKKGVEERGYGWRFRPFRVLSVPTGLVEELWAFGKSDPMGASASRRTKPAVISAVWAAASSVLVPSVVDNGAKSLPKLAGSRTGLYETIINGVKQGNRASEPLARGASALSRARLWGLSKEIVQSCVDDHDQETGTEIGVEERQSVELDVTKRIADASTYREFKKEPTVLTESLEARRSAIQEARRVLSGWIPNLGDENWGLEVLIDPKKRKRCPN, from the exons ATGGGAGAGTCAGAAACGAAAACCCCGTTGGCAAGTCGAATTGCGAGTTTAGTCCATGCGCATTTTGATGGCTTGCCTGCTCGGAGTAAGCCTAGTATTCGGTCTGATGGGACGAGGGAGTGGGTTCCTATGTCGGGGATTGTTGTTGTGAAGG GAGAATATACACCTGATGAAGAATTGACTTGTGTGGCTGTTAC ATCCGGCGCAAAATGTCTCTCAGCATCCCAAGTCCCCAAAAGTAAAGGACTAGTGCTCCATGACTGGCACGCTGAGGTCCTCGCGCTTCGGGCATTTAATCACTGGCTTTTATCCGAGTGCCGGGGGTTTCTGGCCCAGGGACGGAGCCTGAGGTCCTCATCTGAGGATGATACGTctaatgagaagaaagagaaagaaaaagagaaagagaaagagaaagaggctTATTCTCCATATAtccgacgacgacgacaagATCCCGATGACTCAACGATTACATTACCCCCATTTGAACTCAACCCAGATGTGAAAATCTACATGTACTGCACCTGTGCGCCATGCGGAGACGCAAGCATGGAACTCTGCATGGCAGCGCAGGAGGACCCGACTCCGTGGGAAGTTCCCACAACGCCAGACGGCGGAGATGGGGAACTTCTAGACGGCAGGGCGCATTTCTCACGACTGGGGATTGTGCGGCGGAAGCCATCTCGAGCGGATGCAGAAACTACGCGGAGTAAGTCGTGTTCGGATAAGTTGGCTCTGAGGCAGGTTTCGTCGCTGTTATCGTTTGAGAGTAGTTTGCTTGTGGCGACGACGGAGAATGCCTATCTCGAGGGGGTTGTTATGCCTGAGGAGGAGATTAGTCGGGTCGGGTGTGAGAGGTGTTTCGGGGAGGATGGGAGGATGCGAGAGCTTAAGGGGAGGTTTTGGTCCCCTGGTGGTAAGAAGGGAGTGGAAGAGCGAGGGTATGGATGGCGTTTTCGACCGTTTAGGGTCCTGTCGGTGCCTACTGGGCTCGTTGAGGAGCTTTGGGCGTTTGGGAAGTCGGATCCGATGGGAGCGTCTGCTTCAAGGAGAACTAAACCTGCAGTCATTTCTGCTGTTTGGGCGGCGGCTTCGTCTGTGCTGGTTCCTAGTGTGGTGGATAATGGTGCCAAGTCGTTGCCTAAATTAGCTGGTTCTCGGACGGGTTTGTATGAGACCATTATCAATGGGGTGAAACAGGGGAATCGGGCGTCGGAGCCCTTGGCACGCGGCGCTTCTGCGTTGTCAAGGGCGAGGCTATGGGGCCTATCTAAAGAGATTGTGCAATCTTGTGTGGATGATCATGATCAAGAAACTGGCACCGAGATCGGTGTGGAAGAAAGGCAGTCCGTGGAATTGGATGTGACAAAGCGGATTGCTGATGCCTCGACATATCgggaattcaagaaagagccTACGGTTCTGACCGAGTCACTCGAAGCACGGAGAAGTGCCATACAAGAGGCTAGAAGAGTGTTGAGTGGATGGATCCCCAATCTAGGGGACGAGAATTGGGGGTTGGAGGTGCTGATTGATCCCAAGAAGCGAAAGCGTTGTCCCAATTGA